AAGAATAACTGTTTTATTTAAATTTTGGTTCAGTTTTTCTTTGATTTTTTGATCAAAATCAATTCTTGTCAAAATTCCAAAACCAATTTCCTTGAGTAAGCCACTAAGTTTATTAATAGTCACTTCGACTTCAGTGGTAACTGTTTTTTTGTAAGCTAATTCATTCATAGTCATCCTTTTAGGTAAATTTTTTCTGAAAGATTATTTAATTCCAAATAATTCAAAGATTGCTTTTTGTAGATTTTCTTTTGGCGTGAAGCCGGAGGACATGGCAGGTTCCCCCGTTTTAGGAATAAAAAGTAAGGCAGGAATTCCACGAACCCCAAAGAGGGCCGCAAGTTCCGGAGTTTCTTCAGTGTTGACCTTGAAAACATTAACTTTTCCTTTGTAATCCTCAGAAATTTCTTCAAGTACAGGACTGAGGGCGCGGCAGGGGCCACACCAATCGGCATAAAAATCGACAATGGCAGGAAGTTCCCCAGAATAGTTCCATTCCTTGTGCTTTTCAAAATCGTAAACTTTAGATTTAAATGTTTCAATGTTTAATACTTCCATATTGACCTTCCTTTTATATTAATATATTATAATATCGTAATATGTCAAGAGGGCATTAAATTTTTGGCAAAATTGAGGATCAAATTGAATCAAAAGGTATCTATTGATAAAATTAAGAGCTCTTGTTCAGAGGTTTGCTCAATATTGAAAGTTTTGTCGCACCCTCAAAGACTTCTTATTTTAGGGCATTTATTAAATGGACCAAAAACGGTAAGTGATCTGATTTTATGCACTGAACTTTCACAATCACAGATGTCCCAATTTTTAATAAGGATGAAATATGATAGATTGCTTAAATCAGAAAGAAATGGAAAGTTTCAAGTTTACTCCATTGGCGATAAAAGGATAGCCAACTTGATGAAGGCAATACAAAACGAGTATGGATCTTCAGGCTGTTAGCAATATTAAATAAGTACACATTTTCTCAGATGCATACTAACTGTGCCGGCGCCTTATTTGCGACCATTTTTACTTGGCATAATTATCGCATTTTGAGAATCTCTGGTATCAAAATGCATCCAAGGGGGATTTTATGAAGCTTATTTCACTCGTATTTACATTATTAACTGTTTCATTTATTGCAAATGCAAGAGCCGGTTACGTTTGTGTTAATGGTTATTTATATAAACCAGACACTAGCAAAGAATATGTCGGAACTTCAGACTGTAAGCGAGCTACGATCAAGGGAAATTTCGCTTGTGTCAGCGGATATCTTTATATGCCTGATGGTAGTAAATCTTATGTCGGAACTAGTGACTGCGAGTCGAGCAATTTGGGTGGAGATTATGCCTGTGTCAGTGGTTACCTTCATAAACCAGACGGCAACAAAGATTATGTTGGAAACTCAGACTGTAACAAAGCAAAATTAGGCAATGGTTATGCCTGTGTTAGCGGATATCTTTATTTACCCAATAGCAATAAAGATTATGTAGGCACAAGCGAATGCGAAAATGCTAATTTTGGTGTATAGAGTAGAGAAGATTTGAACTTCTGGGAATAATGAATCTTATAAAGAGGTTTTCTTGAACCTATGAAAGATAAAAAGAAAAAACCTCGTTTGGGGGAAAACGAGGTTTTTTGGGGGTAGATCCTGCCGTCTTGGGGGAAAGACTTATTTGCAGCATCTGCTTTTATAAGAATGCAATGGCGGGGCCAGGTGTTTATAGATATATTAGTTTTAAGATCGAGTAGAATTCATCACAGAATTTAAGTTCAAAAAATGGCAAGAGCAAGTGGAAGAATCGACGTTCTATATTGAGATGTTTAAATTATAAATGCAAATCTGGTGACGTCATCCGTAATTCCTGCGACTTGACACTAGTTCTTCCAAAGTTTTTCGTTAAAAGACGTGTAACTTGGATTAAAATTATTTAAATTAATATTTCTTAAGGACTCTGGTGAGTTAAATATATTAAAGTCAATTCCATTTAGGCTTTTCCATGTAAACCCATAGTTTGGATTGTAGAAAAGCCTTTTAGCTTTTGGGTCATTTAGTATCATTTGTAAAAACCTAAAAGATAATTCCTTATCTGGCGTATTGTTTGGAATGACAAAAGAATAAACTTTAAGGGTGCTCCAATCAGGGTCTAGTTGATAGTTTATCTGATTGATTTCAGCTTGTTGCAGGGTCATTTCAGCGAAGTCACTTGAGCTTGTATTTTGGTCACTCAATTCTGAAATCTGGCGGAAAATTATTTTAGCTTTTTCATTAAAGTTCCACTTGGGGTGGAACTTTTTTATATTAATCAGTTGAACATCACCAATTATTTCGAAGGTCTTTGGTTTGGTATTTTTGGGATTAAGATTTTTAAAGACATTGATAAACCACAAAATAGGAAGAGAATATATTTTTCCGTCAAGGACTTGTGGCATAAAATCGAAGTGATTTTGTTTTTCAATTTCAGTTTTTAAAAGTTCTAAATTTTTAATTCTATTGTCTTTTTGAAAAGGTTGGACAAAATTTTCAGGAACTAAAGCAATGGCAATATTTTTGTTTATAATCAATTCCGTTCGATAAAGTTCGTAATTGTTTTTCTGGACAATATTTATTTTCGAGTGGGTTTCCTTTTCGATATAGTCAATAAACCCCCTAGAAAGAGACTGCGCATCAAAGGTCAAGAGATCTATAGTTTTAACTGGAATGTAATGATAACTAAGTTGAGTTTCCGGAGAGCTACCATGATAGTAGCCCACAAAAAAGGTAGCTAGAAAAAAAAGACACCAAAGGATGCCTTCTTTGAATTTATTTTGATTAAAAGTGCTCATCGAAAGCGACTTGACCAGAAACTCCAATTTGGTAAGCAGAAACTCTTCTTTCAAAAAAATTGGCTAGCTCCTGCATGTCTTGCAATTCCATGAAGGGGAATGGGTTTTTGGTATGAAATCGCGGTGGGATATGCAAGGCTTCAAGCCTTTGGTCTGCAACAAATTCTAAGTATTGCCTCATGTCCTTTAAAGATAGACCTGCGATTCCATTCGCTAAGATATCTTCGGCGAAAGTCATTTCGCACTCAATAGCCTCCTCAATCATTTGAATGATCATTTCGTTCATTTGTTCATTGAAAAGGCTAGGGTCTTCTTTGCGAGCCGTAGCAATAACTTCATTTGCAAATTGGATGTGCATGCTTTCGTCTCTGAAAACCCAGTTAGTTCCAGAAGCAAGTCCTGCGAGTAGCCCCTTGGATCGTAAGAAATAAACGTAAGCAAAGGCGGCAAAGAAAAATAAACCTTCGATACAAGAAGAAAAACAAGCTAAATTCATAATAAATTTACGCCGGTCTTCTTTGGTTTTAATCGTATCTAATTGATTGATGGAATCCATCCATTTAAAACAAAATTGAGCTTTTTTATGAATCGAGGGGATGTTATGAACAGCGGCAAAAGCTTTTTCTCTTTCAGCATGGTCGGGGATATAATTATCAAGAAGAGTGAGATAAAACTGCACGTGCAGGGCTTCTTCGTAAAGTTGTCTTGATAAGTACAGCCTAGCTTCGGGAGAGTTAATGTGCTTGTAAAGATTTAAAACTAAATTATTACCAACAATGGAATCTCCTGTTGCAAAAAAAGCCACCAATCGATTGATCAAGTGCTTTTCGCTGGGGGTGAGTTTTGAATTTAAATCCACTAGGTCAGTGGAAAAATCAATTTCATCGACGGTCCACGTGTTCTTGATAGCATTTTTATACATATCATAGAACAAGGGGTATTTCATCGGTCTTAGGGTTAAATCAAATCCAGGATCTAAAATCATAAATTCTCCTTATTGTTCTTTTACTGAGAGCGTTTCTGAAAAGTCTTTTTTTCTTAAAAACTTTTTACTGACAAGCTTCACAGGATTCAGGGTTATCTAAACTGCAGGCAATGACTTCACTGTCTGTAGCTGGTGATCGTTCGCGTTCTTCTGTTATCATTGCCGATTTCTTAACTGTGGTTTTTGAAATTGAAGTTGCTGGACGAGATCGTAAATAGTAAGTGGTTTTGATTCCCTGTTTCCAAGTGTACATGTACATGCTTGAAAGCTTTCCAATGGTGGGGCTTTCAATGAACAGATTTAAACTCTGACTTTGATCAATGTAAGCCCCTCTCGCTGCGGCCATATCAATAAGCGATTTCATCGGCAGTTCCCAAACAGTTCTGTAAATTTGTTTAATGCCGGGAGGGATGGCAACAATATCTTGAATAGATCCTTCGGCGAGCTTGATTTCGCTTCTCAAATCTTCATCCCAAAGCCCTAGGTCTTTGAGCTCACTCACAAGGTATTTATTTATTTGTAAAAACTCACCACTAAGGGTTTCGCGCTTAAATAAATTAGAAATTTGCGGCTCAATAGCTTCGTAACAGCCTACAATGGAAGCGATTGTCGCGGTGGGCGCAATGGCAATGACCAAGGAGTTTCTGAGTCCGGTTTTTTTAATTTTTTCCTTTAGCTGATCCCATTTGGTTCCAAGGCTGGGCTTAACTCCCCAAAGATCAAATTGTAAAACTCCTTGGGCCGCTCGGGTCTCAGAAAAATTTTGGTGAGGTCCAAATTTTTCTGCTAAATCTGAGCTGGTGACAAGGGCGTTGTAATAGATAACTTCCTGAATCTGGGTAGATAAGTTTTTGGCTTCTTCCGAATCATAAGCAAGTCGTAGTTGGAAGAATACATCTTGCAGACCCATGACTCCGAGGCCTACAGGTCTCCATTTATGGTTTGAAGCCTCAGCAGAATCAATAGGATAAAAATTAATATCGATGACCCTATCGAGGTACTTAACAGCCGTTCTTACGGTGCGTGCTAGTTTTTCGAAGTCAAAAGATCCGTTAACCACATGTCGCCCTAAATTAACGGAACCTAAATTACAAACGGCTGTTTCATTATTTGAAGTGACTTCTAAAATTTCGGTGCAAAGATTTGATAAATGGATCACGTTTTGTGGAAGCCCCGTTTGATTGGATTTTAAATTACAGGCATCTTTAAAAGTCATCCACCCATTGCCAGTTTGCGCGAGGGTTTTCATCATGCGTGAATACAATTCTCTGGCTTTGATTTGCTTTGAAAATAATTTCTTCTCTTCCGCCTCAAGATAGATTTTTTCAAAGTCGGCTCCATAAAGATCTACGAGTTGAGGGACCTTGTTGGGATCAAATAAAGACCATAATTGATCAGACTCAACTCGGTTCATAAAAAGATCTGGAACCCAGTTTGCCAAGTTGATATTATGGGCTCGTTTAGCCTCATCGCCCGTGTTATCTCGTAGTTCAAGGAACTCTTCGATATCCGCATGCCATGATTCTAAATAAACACAGGCAGCACCTTTTCGTTTACCTCCCTGATTGACGGCCGCCACCGAGCTATCCATGGTTTTAATCCAAGGTATGATTCCATTGGAATGACCGTTGGTGCCTTTAATCAAACTTCCACGAGAACGAACGCGGTGATAAGCGACGCCAATACCGCCAGCAAACTTAGAAAGGAGCGCAATATCCATATACTTTTGATAGATGGATTTTAAGTCGTCCTCTGGAGAATCTAAAAGGTAACAAGAGCTCATTTGCGGTCTGAGAGTTCCGCTATTAAAAAGGGTAGGGGTCGATGCCATGTATTCAAGTGAAGAGATAAGACGGTAAAACTCAATGGCCTCCTCTATTCCTTGAGCTAAACCGCAGGCCACTCTCATAAAAAAGTATTGAGGAGTTTCAAAAACTTGGCGTGTTTGAGGGTTTTTTAATAAGTAACGATCATAAACAGTTCTTAAACCAAAATATTCAAAACGATCCGTTCTAAATGGTTCAATAGCTGCGGAAAGGGAGGCTTTGTGTGTATTAACAAATTGATAAAGAGGCTCATTTAAAATCCCATTTTGATACCCAAAGGTAACACAGTCTGCAAAAGTTTTTATTTTTTGCGAACGGACTTCTTCATCAATGTAAGTCGCTAACAATCGCGAGGCCAGTCGTGAATACT
The window above is part of the Deltaproteobacteria bacterium genome. Proteins encoded here:
- the trxA gene encoding thioredoxin: MEVLNIETFKSKVYDFEKHKEWNYSGELPAIVDFYADWCGPCRALSPVLEEISEDYKGKVNVFKVNTEETPELAALFGVRGIPALLFIPKTGEPAMSSGFTPKENLQKAIFELFGIK
- a CDS encoding winged helix-turn-helix transcriptional regulator, coding for MNQKVSIDKIKSSCSEVCSILKVLSHPQRLLILGHLLNGPKTVSDLILCTELSQSQMSQFLIRMKYDRLLKSERNGKFQVYSIGDKRIANLMKAIQNEYGSSGC
- a CDS encoding ribonucleotide-diphosphate reductase subunit beta codes for the protein MILDPGFDLTLRPMKYPLFYDMYKNAIKNTWTVDEIDFSTDLVDLNSKLTPSEKHLINRLVAFFATGDSIVGNNLVLNLYKHINSPEARLYLSRQLYEEALHVQFYLTLLDNYIPDHAEREKAFAAVHNIPSIHKKAQFCFKWMDSINQLDTIKTKEDRRKFIMNLACFSSCIEGLFFFAAFAYVYFLRSKGLLAGLASGTNWVFRDESMHIQFANEVIATARKEDPSLFNEQMNEMIIQMIEEAIECEMTFAEDILANGIAGLSLKDMRQYLEFVADQRLEALHIPPRFHTKNPFPFMELQDMQELANFFERRVSAYQIGVSGQVAFDEHF
- a CDS encoding ribonucleoside-diphosphate reductase subunit alpha — its product is MNLNQQNLSHDSLRFNLTNEDSLKPHVMRVKKRDGSLEPVDVTKIVERVTRLCQGLASVDPLRVATKAISGLYDGASTKELDNLCISTASLLIGEEPEYSRLASRLLATYIDEEVRSQKIKTFADCVTFGYQNGILNEPLYQFVNTHKASLSAAIEPFRTDRFEYFGLRTVYDRYLLKNPQTRQVFETPQYFFMRVACGLAQGIEEAIEFYRLISSLEYMASTPTLFNSGTLRPQMSSCYLLDSPEDDLKSIYQKYMDIALLSKFAGGIGVAYHRVRSRGSLIKGTNGHSNGIIPWIKTMDSSVAAVNQGGKRKGAACVYLESWHADIEEFLELRDNTGDEAKRAHNINLANWVPDLFMNRVESDQLWSLFDPNKVPQLVDLYGADFEKIYLEAEEKKLFSKQIKARELYSRMMKTLAQTGNGWMTFKDACNLKSNQTGLPQNVIHLSNLCTEILEVTSNNETAVCNLGSVNLGRHVVNGSFDFEKLARTVRTAVKYLDRVIDINFYPIDSAEASNHKWRPVGLGVMGLQDVFFQLRLAYDSEEAKNLSTQIQEVIYYNALVTSSDLAEKFGPHQNFSETRAAQGVLQFDLWGVKPSLGTKWDQLKEKIKKTGLRNSLVIAIAPTATIASIVGCYEAIEPQISNLFKRETLSGEFLQINKYLVSELKDLGLWDEDLRSEIKLAEGSIQDIVAIPPGIKQIYRTVWELPMKSLIDMAAARGAYIDQSQSLNLFIESPTIGKLSSMYMYTWKQGIKTTYYLRSRPATSISKTTVKKSAMITEERERSPATDSEVIACSLDNPESCEACQ